The following coding sequences are from one Saccopteryx bilineata isolate mSacBil1 chromosome 3, mSacBil1_pri_phased_curated, whole genome shotgun sequence window:
- the LOC136328827 gene encoding zinc finger protein 91-like, which produces CKSAFSLISHVNTLKKVHTEETLYKCKERDKTLNWNAYLTLYERYIDAKVRIYKCRECGKAFVRSSALTYHQKIPTKERSHQCLECGKTFLQKSYLIVHQRIHTGEKPYNCRQYGKAFKDTCTLTVHQRIHTGVKPYKCRQCGKGFCQSSALTVHIRTHTGEKPYKCRECGKAFAIASALTYHQKIHTGERSHQCLECGKTFTRKSSLIQHQRIHTGERPYNCIQCGKAFNDNSALTVHQRIHTGVKPYKCRQCGKAFRNSSAVTVHERTHTREKPYKCGEYGKAFIRSSILSDHQTIHTGERSHKCLECDKTFIRKSHLIVHQRIHTGEKPYYCRQCGKAFRDNSILTVHQRIHTGVRPYKCRLCGKAFYLSSALTVHERTHTGEKPYKCRECGKGFIQSSNLTDHQKIHTGERSHQCLECGKTFSHKFINQTLHNIKEFTQERPYNSIQCGKAFNDTSTLTVHQSIHTVVKPHKYRECGEAFSYFSDLTIHQRIHTGEKPYKCEECGKAFIPSSTVTDHQTVHTGERSHRCLECGKTFIQKLHLTVRKRIHRGEKPHKCRECGKVFNYFSDLTIHQRTHAGEKPYKCKVCSKAFSQSSTLTYHQEIHTGERSHQCLECGKTFIHKSNLTQHQKVHRGERL; this is translated from the coding sequence TGTAAGAGTGCTTTCAGTTTAATTTCTCATGTAAATACACTTAAGAAAGTCCATACTGAAGAAACACTTTATAAATGTAAAGAACGTGATAAAACACTTAATTGGAATGCATATCTTACTTTATATGAGAGATATATTGATGCCAAAGTGAGAATTTACAAATGCAGAGAATGTGGAAAAGCCTTTGTACGATCCTCAGCTCTTACCTATCATCAGAAAATTCCTACCAAAGAGAGGTCTCAccaatgtttagaatgtggcaaaacctttcTCCAGAAATCATACCTTAttgtacatcaaagaattcacacaggagagaaaccgtACAATTGCAGACAATATGGAAAAGCATTTAAGGATACCTGTACTCTTACtgtacatcagagaattcatacaggagtaaaaccatacaaatgtagacaATGTGGCAAAGGCTTTTGCCAATCCTCAGCTCTTACTGTGCATATAagaactcatacaggagagaaaccttacaaatgtagagaatgtggcaaagcctttgcaATAGCCTCAGCTCTTACCtaccatcagaaaattcatactggagagaggtctcaccaatgtttagaatgtggcaaaacctttacTCGTAAATCAAGCCTTATtcaacatcaaagaattcacacaggagagagacCATACAATTGCATACAATGTGGAAAAGCATTTAATGATAACTCTGCTCTTACtgtacatcagagaattcatacaggagtaaaaccatacaaatgtagacaatgtggcaaagcctttcgCAATTCCTCAGCTGTTACTGTGCATGAAAGAACTCACAcaagagagaaaccatacaaatgtggaGAATATGGCAAAGCCTTTATACGATCCTCAATTCTTTCTGACCATCAGacaattcatactggagagaggtctcataaatgtttagaatgtgacAAAACCTTTATCCGGAAATCACACCTTAttgtacatcaaagaattcacacaggtGAAAAACCATACTATTGCAGACAATGTGGAAAAGCATTTAGAGATAACTCTATtcttactgtacatcaaagaattcacacaggagtGAGACCATACAAATGTAGACTTTGTGGCAAAGCCTTTTACCTATCTTCAGCTCTTACTGTGCAtgaaagaactcacacaggagagaaaccttacAAATGTAGAGAGTGTGGCAAAGGCTTTATACAATCCTCAAATCTTACTgaccatcagaaaattcatactggagagaggtctcaccaatgtttagaatgtggcaaaacctttagTCATAAATTCATAAATCAAACTTTACacaacatcaaagaattcacacaggagagaccATACAATAGCATACAATGTGGAAAAGCATTTAATGATACCTCTACTCTTACTGTACATCAGAGTATTCATACAGTAGTAAAACCACACAAATATAGAGAATGTGGTGAAGCCTTTAGTTATTTCTCAGATCTTActatacatcaaagaattcacacaggagagaaaccatacaaatgtgaagaatgtggcaaagcctttataCCATCCTCAACTGTTACTGACCATCAGACagttcatactggagagaggtctcacagatgtttagaatgtggcaaaacattTATCCAGAAATTACACCTTACTGTACGTAAAAGAATTCACAGAGGGGAAAAACCAcataaatgtagagaatgtggcaaagtctttaattatttctctgatcttactatacatcaaagaactcacgcaggagagaaaccatacaaatgtaaagTATGTAGCAAAGCCTTTAGCCAATCCTCAACTCTTACCTACCATCAggaaattcatactggagagaggtctcaccaatgtttagaatgtggcaagACTTTTATTCATAAATCAAACCTTACTCAACATCAAAAAGTTCATAGAGGAGAGAGACTATAG